From a region of the Nitrospira sp. genome:
- a CDS encoding response regulator transcription factor translates to MRILLVEDDVDLAQFIRKGLKEEQYIVDAAADGEEGLALALGNPYDLLILDIMLPKLDGLALCRRVRDKGIMTPVLLLTARNTVETKVSGFETGADQFLAKPFAFVEFLARVRSLLRRGSSQQVAHLQAADLRLDPASHRVWRAGQEIFLTNKEYAMLEFLLRNKNRVLTRTAIIGHVWDISYDPMTNIVDAHIRALRAKIDRDFSPPLITTVRGAGYMLEEPDAPA, encoded by the coding sequence ATGCGAATTCTGTTGGTTGAAGACGATGTGGATCTGGCTCAATTCATCAGAAAAGGATTGAAAGAAGAACAGTATATCGTGGACGCAGCCGCCGACGGCGAGGAAGGCTTGGCATTGGCGTTGGGAAACCCTTACGACCTCCTGATTCTCGACATCATGCTGCCCAAGCTTGACGGCCTCGCGCTCTGCCGCCGTGTTCGAGACAAGGGCATTATGACTCCGGTGCTCCTGTTGACGGCGCGCAACACAGTGGAGACCAAGGTATCCGGTTTTGAAACGGGCGCGGATCAATTCCTGGCAAAGCCGTTCGCTTTTGTGGAATTCCTCGCCCGGGTCAGATCTCTCTTACGTCGGGGCAGTTCCCAGCAAGTGGCCCATTTGCAAGCGGCTGATCTGAGGTTGGATCCGGCTTCTCACCGTGTCTGGCGCGCGGGACAGGAAATATTCCTGACGAACAAGGAGTATGCCATGCTGGAGTTCCTCTTACGGAACAAGAATCGGGTGTTGACGCGAACGGCAATCATCGGACATGTGTGGGATATCAGCTATGATCCCATGACGAACATCGTCGACGCCCACATTCGAGCGCTGCGCGCGAAGATCGACCGGGACTTTTCGCCGCCCTTGATCACCACCGTGCGCGGCGCAGGGTACATGCTCGAAGAGCCGGACGCGCCGGCATGA
- a CDS encoding ferredoxin:thioredoxin reductase — MAEPTQESLDKMQKFVKNFAEKSGTAMHPNAAVTEAVIKGLASHVDELGKPLCPCNFYKDKEAEAKLRRWICACDEMQIYKYCHCLLFVREDGMPITEYLPEGHEGREVYGVVTDPTPDKGRALKHKAVSSPTAPEESATAPASTT; from the coding sequence ATGGCCGAACCCACGCAGGAGAGTCTCGATAAGATGCAGAAGTTCGTAAAGAATTTTGCCGAGAAAAGCGGAACCGCGATGCATCCGAATGCCGCCGTGACGGAAGCGGTCATTAAAGGATTAGCGTCTCATGTGGACGAACTCGGAAAACCGCTCTGCCCTTGCAACTTTTACAAAGACAAAGAAGCCGAAGCCAAGCTCCGCCGGTGGATCTGTGCTTGCGACGAAATGCAGATTTACAAGTACTGCCACTGTCTCTTATTCGTTCGCGAGGATGGGATGCCGATTACGGAATATTTGCCGGAAGGCCACGAAGGTCGAGAAGTGTATGGAGTGGTCACTGATCCGACCCCGGACAAAGGCCGGGCACTGAAACATAAGGCAGTCTCCTCTCCAACTGCCCCGGAGGAGTCCGCGACCGCGCCGGCTTCCACGACATGA
- the mdh gene encoding malate dehydrogenase has translation MARPKITVVGAGNVGGTTAQRLAEKNLYDVVLVDIVHGVPQGKALDISQAGPVCGYDTRVVGTNDYTDTAGSSIAVITSGMPRKPGMSRDELLATNAKIVKSVVSELVSRSPDIILILVTNPLDAMVHVARRVSGLPKSKIIGMAGVLDSARMRTFIAAELDVSVTDVQAMVLGGHGDTMVPLPRYTTVKGRPVSELMSKEKLDAIVKRTRDGGAEIVGLLKTGSAFYAPSASAVAMVEAIHKDQKQVMPCAVLCDGEYGLKDVVVGVPVKVGQGGAEQVLEYELTGDERTALETSASAVRDLCHTVDRLMS, from the coding sequence ATGGCACGACCGAAAATCACGGTGGTAGGCGCGGGAAACGTCGGAGGGACGACAGCGCAGCGGTTGGCGGAGAAGAATCTCTACGACGTGGTGCTGGTCGATATTGTCCATGGGGTCCCGCAGGGAAAGGCGCTCGATATTTCCCAAGCGGGGCCGGTTTGCGGGTATGACACGCGTGTAGTCGGCACCAACGATTACACGGACACCGCTGGATCTTCCATCGCCGTCATCACGTCCGGCATGCCGAGAAAGCCGGGCATGAGTCGCGACGAATTGTTGGCGACGAATGCGAAGATCGTGAAATCCGTCGTCTCGGAATTAGTGTCCCGCTCGCCGGACATCATCCTCATCCTCGTGACCAATCCCTTAGATGCCATGGTCCATGTGGCGCGCCGTGTCAGCGGTCTTCCCAAATCGAAAATCATCGGAATGGCCGGCGTCTTGGACTCGGCGAGAATGCGGACCTTCATCGCCGCCGAGCTGGATGTGTCCGTGACGGACGTCCAGGCGATGGTATTGGGGGGGCACGGCGACACGATGGTGCCGCTGCCGCGGTATACGACCGTGAAAGGAAGACCGGTGTCTGAACTCATGTCGAAAGAGAAGCTGGATGCCATCGTCAAGCGAACGCGCGATGGAGGGGCCGAAATCGTCGGCTTGTTGAAAACAGGCAGTGCGTTCTATGCGCCGTCCGCCTCGGCCGTGGCTATGGTTGAGGCCATCCACAAGGACCAGAAGCAGGTAATGCCCTGCGCGGTGCTGTGCGATGGTGAGTATGGACTGAAAGATGTGGTGGTTGGGGTTCCGGTCAAGGTCGGACAGGGCGGAGCGGAACAGGTTCTCGAATACGAACTGACGGGTGACGAACGAACGGCGTTGGAAACCTCGGCCAGTGCGGTACGGGACCTTTGTCACACCGTCGACCGGCTGATGAGCTAG
- a CDS encoding urate hydroxylase PuuD translates to MIYLGLTGIGAGEAEWASLILRWVHFLAGITWIGLLYFFNLINAAFLKSLDGPTKNIVIPKLMPAALNWFRHGATVTVIAGVLLYGHMYHKGGTGAVALAIGGLLGIIMMGNVHGIIWPNQKKIIAAVNAAAQGTPAPPEMAQWGRTALLASRVNFMLSIPMLFFMGAGSHFR, encoded by the coding sequence ATGATATATCTGGGCTTAACCGGCATTGGCGCGGGTGAAGCCGAGTGGGCCTCCTTGATCCTTCGTTGGGTTCACTTCCTGGCCGGGATCACGTGGATCGGGCTTCTCTATTTCTTCAACTTGATCAATGCCGCCTTCTTGAAAAGCCTGGATGGGCCGACCAAGAATATCGTGATTCCGAAACTCATGCCGGCGGCGCTCAATTGGTTCCGGCATGGAGCCACCGTGACCGTGATCGCCGGTGTGTTGCTGTACGGCCACATGTATCACAAAGGCGGAACGGGAGCCGTGGCTTTGGCGATCGGTGGGCTGCTCGGTATCATCATGATGGGTAATGTCCATGGGATTATCTGGCCGAACCAGAAGAAGATTATTGCCGCAGTCAACGCAGCGGCGCAGGGGACGCCGGCACCGCCCGAGATGGCTCAATGGGGACGGACCGCATTGCTGGCCTCTCGTGTGAATTTCATGCTCTCGATTCCCATGCTGTTTTTCATGGGAGCCGGCAGCCATTTTCGCTAA
- the nuoF gene encoding NADH-quinone oxidoreductase subunit NuoF — protein MPAAAEPRLVQQMEGAPWEIEGYLKVGGYEAWKRCVKELKASQVIDELKKSGLRGRGGAGFPTGIKWDKVLNHRVKERYFVCNAGEHEPGTFKDRHLLKTLPHQLIEGCLIASYTVQAKASFIYVNHEYHEERKNLKQALAQAKDQGLLGKNVFGSGVDIELEVFEGHGSYVAGEETAMLESMQGRPAMPRQKPPFYPTDFGLYGKPTLVNNVETLCNIPRILYKGAGWFTQVGTEKCPGTMMFSLSGAINRPGVYEMPMGVTIRDLIEQCGGGVPDGRKIKAVFPGGPAFSMVTADQLDLPMDFDSLKKAGTGLGSAGVIVVDDATCMVAKTLHFSDFFKDESCGQCPPCRMGTINLAALMKKIEEGQGTEKDLDSLLQLCGFVKGTGYCTLVTGASVLVQSSLKLFRREYEEHIRLQRCPYQQAPAAIGAHS, from the coding sequence ATGCCTGCGGCTGCGGAACCACGCCTTGTCCAACAGATGGAGGGTGCCCCCTGGGAGATCGAGGGGTATCTCAAAGTCGGTGGCTATGAAGCCTGGAAGCGGTGTGTCAAAGAGTTGAAAGCTTCGCAAGTGATTGATGAGCTGAAGAAGTCCGGCTTGCGGGGAAGAGGTGGTGCAGGGTTTCCCACGGGAATCAAATGGGACAAGGTCCTCAACCATCGAGTCAAAGAGCGCTATTTCGTCTGTAATGCCGGCGAACACGAACCGGGTACATTTAAGGATCGCCATCTCTTGAAGACGTTGCCGCACCAATTGATCGAAGGTTGTCTGATCGCCTCCTACACAGTGCAGGCGAAAGCGTCCTTTATCTATGTGAATCATGAGTACCATGAAGAGCGGAAAAATTTGAAGCAAGCCTTGGCTCAGGCGAAAGATCAGGGACTCCTCGGAAAGAACGTGTTTGGCAGCGGGGTCGATATCGAGCTGGAAGTCTTTGAGGGCCATGGAAGCTACGTGGCCGGTGAAGAGACTGCCATGTTAGAGTCGATGCAAGGCCGTCCGGCGATGCCACGGCAGAAACCGCCGTTCTATCCGACGGATTTCGGCCTCTATGGCAAGCCGACCCTCGTCAATAACGTTGAGACGTTATGCAATATTCCCCGGATTCTCTACAAAGGCGCCGGGTGGTTCACCCAAGTTGGAACGGAAAAATGTCCGGGCACCATGATGTTTTCGCTGAGCGGAGCGATCAATCGGCCGGGTGTGTACGAGATGCCGATGGGCGTGACGATTCGAGATCTGATCGAACAATGTGGCGGGGGTGTTCCCGATGGCCGCAAGATCAAGGCGGTCTTTCCCGGTGGCCCGGCGTTCTCAATGGTAACGGCGGACCAGCTCGACCTTCCCATGGACTTCGATTCGTTGAAGAAAGCGGGTACGGGTTTAGGATCGGCCGGCGTGATCGTTGTCGACGATGCGACGTGCATGGTGGCTAAGACGCTGCACTTTTCCGATTTTTTCAAGGACGAGAGTTGCGGCCAGTGTCCCCCCTGCCGCATGGGGACGATCAACTTGGCTGCACTGATGAAGAAAATTGAAGAGGGGCAGGGCACTGAAAAAGACCTGGACAGTCTTCTCCAGCTCTGTGGTTTCGTCAAAGGGACAGGATACTGTACCCTCGTGACCGGTGCATCGGTCTTGGTGCAAAGCAGTCTGAAGTTATTCCGTCGCGAATATGAAGAGCATATTCGCCTGCAGCGCTGTCCCTATCAGCAAGCACCGGCCGCGATTGGTGCTCATTCCTAG
- a CDS encoding (2Fe-2S)-binding protein: MPRVTFLHSDGRSGEVDANISLLDAAKEVGFRLNHDCGGNASCTTCRVEVQMGHEHLSEIDFDEQDLLDREALTEPWHRLACQARVLGDVVVRVPEAKWENPTTATTEAVGLIFDKEVLD; encoded by the coding sequence ATGCCGCGAGTGACTTTCCTTCATTCGGACGGGCGAAGCGGCGAAGTGGACGCGAACATTTCGCTCCTTGATGCGGCAAAAGAAGTAGGTTTTCGGTTGAACCACGACTGCGGAGGGAATGCGTCCTGCACCACCTGCCGTGTGGAGGTTCAGATGGGGCACGAGCATCTTTCGGAGATCGATTTCGACGAGCAAGACCTGCTGGATCGGGAAGCGTTGACTGAACCATGGCACCGCCTGGCATGCCAGGCACGTGTCTTGGGGGATGTCGTCGTGCGCGTACCCGAAGCCAAATGGGAAAATCCAACGACAGCGACGACAGAGGCGGTGGGGTTGATATTCGATAAAGAGGTGTTAGACTAA
- the erpA gene encoding iron-sulfur cluster insertion protein ErpA, producing the protein MVTITQVAEQKIRELMAEEKDVVGLRVYVRGGGCHGYQYGMAFESKMAEDDTVIEMGDVKVIMDSQSAPLLQGAEVDYVDSVQGSGFSIKNPQAKTTCGCGSSFSA; encoded by the coding sequence ATGGTTACGATTACACAGGTTGCGGAGCAGAAGATCCGAGAGTTGATGGCCGAGGAAAAGGACGTGGTGGGGCTACGGGTGTACGTTCGTGGTGGCGGGTGCCATGGCTACCAGTACGGGATGGCGTTTGAGTCCAAGATGGCCGAAGACGATACGGTTATAGAGATGGGCGATGTGAAGGTCATCATGGACTCTCAGAGCGCTCCCCTGCTGCAAGGCGCGGAAGTCGACTACGTGGACAGCGTGCAGGGTTCGGGCTTCTCGATCAAGAATCCTCAGGCCAAAACGACGTGCGGCTGCGGCAGCTCGTTTAGCGCGTAA
- a CDS encoding 6-carboxytetrahydropterin synthase, translating into MTRRYRFCAAHRLHTDLLSAEENWAAFGKCNNPNGHGHNYVVLVTIKSGAAHEACDLDRLDRVVNERVVNRFDHLDLNRDPAFAELTTTGENIVKLIWDILNPLLPHGCLQKVGVIETRDNYFEYAGVI; encoded by the coding sequence GTGACAAGGCGTTATCGGTTTTGCGCCGCCCATAGACTTCACACTGACCTCCTTTCGGCCGAAGAGAATTGGGCCGCCTTCGGAAAATGTAATAATCCGAACGGTCATGGGCATAACTATGTGGTGCTGGTCACGATTAAGAGCGGAGCGGCGCATGAAGCCTGCGACCTTGACCGGCTCGACCGGGTAGTCAACGAGAGAGTCGTCAACCGCTTCGATCATTTGGACCTCAATCGTGACCCCGCGTTTGCCGAACTCACCACAACCGGGGAGAACATCGTCAAACTCATTTGGGACATCCTGAATCCGCTCTTGCCTCACGGCTGTCTCCAGAAGGTCGGTGTCATCGAGACAAGGGACAACTACTTTGAATATGCCGGCGTCATCTAA
- the folE gene encoding GTP cyclohydrolase I FolE, producing MLLALGEKPSRNGLLKTPERVAKALAFMTQGYQRNIDQLLNGALFPIEYDEMVIVKDIDFFSMCEHHLLPFFGRVHVGYLPNKKVVGLSKIPRIVDTFSRRLQVQERLTVQIAETLNTKLNANGVGVVVEARHLCMMMRGVEKQNTIAVTSSMLGAFRSQSQTREEFLKLIRHGSVGDPD from the coding sequence ATGCTGCTCGCCTTGGGGGAAAAACCGAGTCGTAACGGTCTGCTCAAAACGCCGGAGCGTGTAGCCAAGGCGCTGGCCTTTATGACACAGGGCTATCAGCGCAATATCGACCAGCTGCTGAACGGAGCCCTGTTCCCGATCGAATACGACGAGATGGTCATCGTCAAAGACATCGATTTCTTCAGTATGTGTGAGCATCACCTGCTCCCGTTTTTTGGCAGAGTCCATGTCGGCTATTTACCCAACAAGAAAGTCGTCGGCCTTAGTAAGATCCCTAGAATTGTCGATACCTTTTCGAGGCGATTACAAGTGCAGGAACGGCTGACGGTCCAGATCGCCGAAACCTTAAATACCAAGCTGAATGCGAATGGTGTCGGTGTCGTCGTCGAAGCGCGCCATCTCTGCATGATGATGCGCGGAGTGGAAAAACAAAACACGATCGCCGTCACCAGCTCCATGTTGGGAGCCTTCCGCAGTCAATCACAGACGCGTGAAGAGTTTCTCAAGTTGATTCGCCACGGCAGCGTCGGCGATCCAGACTGA
- a CDS encoding alpha/beta fold hydrolase, with amino-acid sequence MLRTAPVTEPLVQAKINGISIAYQEQGRGVPIVFLHAFPLSRMMWAPQETALAPQFRIITIDLRGHGESDAPLWHYTLDQAADDVRGVLDHLSIQQAVFVGLSMGGYILFAFYRKYADRVKAMVLADTKAQADTDEGKHARFEMAQVAYTQGPRAVADIMVPKLLSPATIRTRPELVQQVRTMIEGNQVSGIAGDLMAMAARADSLPLLNHIACPAHIIVGELDLPTPPSDAQLMADKISNARLTVIPQAAHLSNLEQPGAFNEAVRSFVLNATR; translated from the coding sequence ATGCTACGAACAGCCCCGGTCACGGAGCCGCTTGTGCAAGCCAAGATCAACGGTATTTCGATCGCGTATCAGGAGCAGGGGCGTGGAGTCCCGATCGTATTTCTCCATGCCTTTCCCCTCAGCCGGATGATGTGGGCTCCACAAGAAACCGCGCTCGCTCCGCAGTTTCGGATCATCACCATCGACCTGCGCGGGCATGGCGAATCCGATGCCCCACTGTGGCACTACACCCTCGACCAAGCCGCCGATGATGTGCGAGGTGTGCTTGACCACCTGTCCATCCAGCAGGCGGTCTTCGTCGGACTGTCCATGGGAGGCTACATTCTCTTCGCGTTCTATCGCAAATATGCCGACCGTGTGAAAGCAATGGTGTTGGCCGACACGAAGGCCCAGGCAGATACCGATGAAGGGAAGCACGCGCGGTTTGAGATGGCTCAGGTTGCGTATACGCAGGGGCCACGTGCTGTTGCCGACATCATGGTTCCAAAACTGCTGAGCCCGGCCACGATCCGGACGAGACCGGAGCTTGTTCAGCAGGTGCGCACAATGATCGAAGGCAATCAAGTCAGCGGCATTGCCGGGGATTTGATGGCCATGGCTGCGCGAGCCGATTCGCTACCGCTTCTAAACCACATCGCCTGTCCGGCTCATATTATCGTCGGTGAACTGGACCTTCCTACTCCGCCATCCGACGCTCAACTTATGGCAGACAAGATTTCCAATGCCCGCCTGACCGTCATTCCACAAGCCGCCCATCTCTCGAACCTGGAACAGCCAGGCGCATTCAATGAAGCGGTCCGCTCTTTTGTGTTGAATGCAACCAGATAA
- a CDS encoding replication-associated recombination protein A, with protein sequence MPLSHDPGPDLFTASVPRSQLAAPLAERMRPQNFNDFVGQDDIVGRDRALRKAIESDRLSSVIFWGPPGSGKTTLAHLIARHTKSHFVAFSAVTGGIPELREIIKTAEHRLAIQQQKTVLFVDEIHRFNKAQQDAFLPHVERGTVVLVGATTENPSFEVISPLLSRSLVVVLKPLDGAALEQIMNRALEDRTVGVGGKHVRCSREAGQRLIAFGNGDARVLLTALEFIVEQCEAGPDGIREIDVQAVDAGLRTKALRYDKSGEEHYNLISAYIKSLRDSDPDGALYWLARMLDAGEDPKFIARRMVIFASEDIGNADPSALVVATSMAHAVQFVGLPEAQINLAHGTTYLASRPKDNASYVGLLEALKDAKAHGNLAVPLHLRNAVTALMKELGYGTDYRYVHDDPPARTEQTHLPLALKDRRYYRPKSQK encoded by the coding sequence ATGCCACTGTCACATGATCCAGGGCCTGATCTGTTCACCGCGTCCGTGCCGCGGAGCCAACTGGCGGCTCCGCTGGCGGAACGGATGCGTCCCCAAAACTTTAACGACTTTGTCGGGCAGGACGACATTGTCGGGCGGGATCGTGCCTTACGAAAAGCGATTGAGTCCGACCGATTGTCTTCCGTGATTTTCTGGGGACCGCCGGGATCGGGGAAAACCACTCTCGCACACCTGATCGCCCGACACACCAAGTCTCACTTCGTCGCATTTTCAGCGGTGACCGGGGGCATTCCTGAGCTGCGCGAGATCATCAAGACCGCTGAACATCGGCTGGCCATACAGCAACAAAAAACCGTCCTGTTCGTCGATGAAATCCATCGTTTCAATAAGGCGCAACAGGATGCGTTTCTCCCGCATGTGGAGCGTGGGACGGTGGTTTTGGTCGGCGCCACCACAGAGAATCCTTCCTTTGAGGTCATCAGTCCTCTGTTGTCTCGCTCCCTGGTCGTGGTGCTCAAGCCTCTGGACGGCGCGGCATTGGAGCAGATCATGAATCGCGCGTTGGAGGACCGGACCGTTGGAGTGGGGGGAAAGCATGTTCGCTGCTCACGCGAGGCTGGACAGCGATTGATAGCGTTCGGCAACGGAGATGCCCGAGTCCTTCTGACCGCGTTGGAATTCATTGTCGAGCAGTGCGAGGCGGGACCGGATGGGATAAGAGAGATCGATGTACAGGCCGTCGATGCAGGATTGCGGACAAAAGCGTTGCGCTACGACAAGTCAGGAGAAGAGCACTACAACCTGATCTCGGCCTACATTAAAAGCCTTCGCGATTCAGATCCCGACGGGGCGCTCTACTGGTTGGCTCGGATGCTGGACGCCGGCGAAGATCCAAAATTCATCGCCCGGCGGATGGTGATCTTTGCTTCCGAGGATATCGGCAATGCAGATCCGTCGGCCTTGGTCGTCGCCACATCGATGGCGCACGCCGTCCAATTCGTCGGGCTCCCTGAGGCGCAGATCAATCTGGCTCATGGCACCACCTACCTCGCATCGCGCCCCAAGGACAACGCGTCCTACGTGGGTCTGCTGGAAGCCCTGAAGGATGCGAAAGCCCACGGTAACCTGGCGGTTCCGCTCCATCTCCGGAATGCCGTGACCGCGCTGATGAAGGAACTGGGTTATGGAACCGACTACCGTTATGTCCATGACGACCCACCGGCACGAACGGAGCAAACCCATTTGCCGCTGGCACTGAAGGATCGACGGTATTACCGCCCTAAGTCGCAAAAATAG
- a CDS encoding PilZ domain-containing protein: MKRTEGKPSAGMVALSERRKFVRATLVGSALVSPKSGGRACTAVLDNVNKIGAGLHTKDRFPPNEKVTVSLAFLDSDRVEQQEKLDGTVAWVRPWEKKGYLIGVVWDELVTKEKNRWLYYYLEETLKASV, translated from the coding sequence GTGAAGCGAACAGAAGGAAAACCATCGGCCGGTATGGTGGCGCTGAGCGAGCGGAGAAAATTTGTCCGTGCGACATTGGTCGGATCCGCGTTGGTGTCGCCGAAGAGCGGGGGGCGGGCCTGTACGGCGGTGTTGGACAATGTGAACAAGATCGGGGCCGGGCTTCACACGAAAGATCGATTCCCTCCGAACGAGAAAGTCACCGTGTCACTCGCGTTCCTGGATTCCGATCGAGTCGAACAACAGGAAAAGCTCGATGGAACCGTCGCCTGGGTGAGGCCGTGGGAAAAGAAAGGCTACCTGATCGGGGTGGTCTGGGATGAATTGGTGACCAAAGAGAAAAACCGCTGGCTCTATTACTATCTCGAAGAAACGCTCAAAGCCTCCGTCTAA
- a CDS encoding ABC-F family ATP-binding cassette domain-containing protein, producing MLQVESISKQYSTKVLLTEASAHLRPNSRVGLVGPNGAGKTTLFRMILGEESPDEGSIRKRPRLRVGYLPQELETITGKTVLDAAHRDEYPEHEAKRILMGLGFTEVDFDRLVEKLSGGYRMRVALAHLLLSNPDVLMLDEPTNHLDKPTQRWFEQFLLDSGMTLLIISHDTAFLDRVVTHIWELRHHKIEEYRGNYSLFRKLKAERDAQLHASAARQTKEIARVQKFVDRFRYQANKASQVQSRLKQLEKVKRIEIQRDPKRVKFRFPLPSTSGRQVLDLAGASKRYGEKVVYKTLDFSVERGQRIALVGENGAGKSTLLKMLAGVLPPDTGTRTVGHGVTLHYFAQHQAETLNPEHSILESLEEVTKHAEMNFLRGIAGAFLFSGQDQKKPIKALSGGERNRVALARMLVEPANTLLLDEPTNHLDPASVDVLTDSLAEFPGTIVFISHDPTFLARIATRVVEIEEGQARNFIGDYEYYLWKKAQEFESIKETSEELQPTPQHGASGPTRAMAQQIQPKGRGGERRDLTKTQARLEKQVSRAETEITEAEAKLKTREAELADPKLYAEFDRWNLLHQEQDDWKRDLERLTARWESLSAELEEVKQKLGALC from the coding sequence ATGCTCCAAGTCGAATCCATCAGCAAGCAATACTCTACGAAGGTGCTGCTCACCGAGGCGTCAGCGCATCTTCGCCCAAATTCACGCGTCGGCCTGGTCGGTCCTAACGGCGCGGGCAAGACCACGCTCTTCCGCATGATCCTGGGGGAAGAATCACCGGATGAAGGCTCGATCCGTAAACGGCCACGCCTTCGGGTCGGCTACCTCCCGCAGGAACTCGAAACTATTACGGGGAAGACCGTCCTGGATGCCGCGCATCGCGATGAATACCCTGAGCACGAAGCCAAGCGCATCCTGATGGGGCTCGGGTTTACGGAGGTCGACTTCGATCGTCTCGTCGAGAAACTGTCCGGAGGCTACCGGATGCGCGTCGCGCTGGCGCACCTGCTCTTGTCGAACCCGGACGTGCTGATGCTCGACGAGCCGACCAACCATTTGGATAAGCCGACCCAGCGCTGGTTCGAACAGTTTCTGCTCGATTCGGGCATGACCCTCTTGATCATCAGCCACGACACCGCCTTTCTGGACCGCGTGGTCACGCACATCTGGGAACTTCGGCATCATAAGATCGAAGAGTACCGCGGCAACTATTCGCTCTTCCGCAAATTGAAAGCCGAAAGGGATGCCCAATTACATGCCTCGGCAGCACGGCAAACCAAAGAGATCGCGCGGGTGCAGAAGTTCGTCGACCGCTTCCGGTACCAGGCCAACAAGGCCAGTCAGGTTCAATCGCGCCTCAAACAGCTCGAAAAGGTCAAGCGGATTGAAATCCAGCGAGATCCGAAGCGGGTCAAGTTCCGATTTCCCCTCCCGTCGACCAGCGGCCGTCAGGTGTTGGACCTAGCCGGAGCCAGTAAGCGCTACGGTGAAAAGGTGGTCTACAAGACGCTCGATTTTTCGGTGGAGCGCGGCCAACGGATCGCGCTGGTGGGAGAAAACGGCGCGGGAAAGAGTACCCTCTTGAAGATGCTCGCCGGCGTGCTTCCTCCCGATACGGGTACGCGGACCGTAGGACATGGCGTGACCCTGCACTACTTCGCCCAGCATCAGGCGGAAACCCTGAACCCCGAGCACTCGATTCTCGAATCGCTCGAAGAAGTCACCAAACATGCGGAGATGAATTTCCTGCGGGGCATCGCCGGCGCATTCTTGTTTTCAGGCCAGGACCAGAAAAAGCCGATCAAGGCCCTGAGCGGCGGCGAACGCAATCGAGTGGCTCTAGCCCGCATGCTGGTCGAGCCGGCCAATACTCTGCTGCTCGACGAGCCCACGAATCATCTCGATCCCGCATCGGTTGATGTGCTGACAGACTCGCTGGCCGAATTCCCCGGCACCATCGTGTTCATTTCCCATGACCCGACGTTTCTGGCACGCATCGCGACCCGGGTCGTCGAAATCGAAGAGGGACAGGCCCGCAACTTCATCGGTGACTACGAGTATTATCTGTGGAAGAAAGCTCAAGAGTTCGAATCGATCAAGGAAACGAGCGAGGAACTCCAGCCGACGCCGCAACACGGCGCTTCCGGCCCCACCCGTGCGATGGCTCAACAGATTCAGCCCAAAGGGCGAGGAGGCGAACGACGCGATCTGACCAAGACACAGGCACGCTTGGAAAAGCAGGTGTCTCGGGCGGAGACAGAGATTACCGAGGCCGAGGCAAAGCTCAAAACGCGCGAAGCGGAGCTGGCTGATCCGAAGCTCTACGCTGAGTTTGACCGTTGGAATCTCCTGCATCAGGAGCAGGATGACTGGAAGCGCGATCTCGAACGGCTGACCGCGCGCTGGGAATCGTTGTCGGCAGAACTAGAAGAAGTAAAACAAAAACTGGGAGCCTTGTGTTGA